The following are encoded together in the Kingella negevensis genome:
- a CDS encoding IS1 family transposase, producing the protein MKIQITLKCPRCQGQNIKKNGYFGNRKQKYFCKDCCRNFIGDHNLTYKGCHSKVDEQVWRMTVRGCGIRDIAAITGYSKDKVQAALKRHEFEPFPKQKHYSTLEIDEFWTFVGNKSNKVWLVYAYHRESGEIVAYVWGKRDLATARALKRRLKELRVTYDRIATDDWAAFLNVFSNEEWHLVGKQHTVGIEGNNCRLRHKVRRAFRKTCCFSKSMFYHKKVFDLAFFDIHFGIV; encoded by the coding sequence GTGAAAATACAAATAACTCTGAAATGTCCTCGCTGCCAAGGACAAAATATAAAGAAAAATGGCTACTTTGGCAATCGTAAACAAAAATATTTTTGCAAAGATTGCTGCCGTAATTTTATTGGCGACCATAACCTTACCTATAAGGGTTGTCATTCCAAAGTTGATGAACAGGTTTGGAGAATGACCGTTAGAGGTTGTGGCATTCGCGATATTGCAGCAATTACGGGTTACAGCAAAGACAAAGTTCAGGCTGCCTTAAAACGCCATGAGTTTGAGCCATTTCCTAAACAAAAACATTACTCTACACTTGAAATAGACGAGTTTTGGACATTTGTCGGTAACAAGTCTAATAAAGTGTGGCTAGTCTATGCCTATCACAGAGAAAGTGGCGAAATTGTCGCTTACGTTTGGGGTAAGCGCGATTTAGCAACAGCGCGAGCACTCAAACGGCGTTTGAAAGAGTTGCGTGTAACCTATGACAGAATTGCGACCGACGACTGGGCTGCATTTTTAAATGTCTTTTCAAATGAAGAATGGCATCTAGTTGGTAAGCAACACACAGTTGGCATTGAGGGTAATAACTGTCGTTTACGGCACAAAGTAAGGCGAGCGTTTAGAAAAACGTGTTGCTTTTCTAAAAGTATGTTTTATCACAAGAAAGTTTTTGATTTGGCTTTCTTTGATATTCACTTTGGCATTGTTTAG
- the gap gene encoding type I glyceraldehyde-3-phosphate dehydrogenase, producing the protein MSVKVAINGFGRIGRLALRQILKTDGIEVVAVNDLTPADMLVHLFKYDTTQGRFDGTIEQKEDAFVVNGKEIKAFAKANPEELPWKELGVDVVLECTGFFTSKDKAEAHIRAGARKVVISAPAGNDMRTVVFNVNHDILDGSETVISAASCTTNCLAPMAAVLQKQFGVVQGLMTTIHGYTGDQNTLDAPHRKGDKRRARAAATNIVPNSTGAAKAIGLVIPELNGKLDGSAQRVPVPTGSLTELVCTLEKNVTVEEVNAAMKAAATESFGYTEDEIVSSDVIGMSFGSLFDATQTRVQTVGDKQLVKTVAWYDNEMSYTCQLVRTLKFFAEKI; encoded by the coding sequence ATGAGCGTTAAAGTAGCTATCAATGGTTTTGGTCGTATTGGTCGTTTAGCATTGCGCCAAATCTTGAAAACAGACGGTATTGAAGTGGTAGCCGTAAACGATTTGACTCCTGCTGATATGCTGGTTCACTTGTTCAAATACGACACGACTCAAGGTCGTTTTGACGGCACAATCGAACAAAAAGAAGATGCTTTTGTGGTAAATGGTAAAGAAATCAAAGCATTTGCCAAAGCAAACCCTGAAGAATTGCCTTGGAAAGAATTGGGCGTGGACGTAGTTTTGGAATGCACAGGCTTCTTCACTAGCAAAGACAAAGCGGAAGCACACATTCGTGCAGGTGCGCGTAAAGTTGTGATTTCAGCTCCTGCTGGCAACGACATGAGAACGGTTGTATTCAACGTAAACCACGACATTTTGGACGGCAGCGAAACCGTGATTTCTGCGGCTTCTTGCACAACTAACTGCTTAGCCCCAATGGCTGCCGTATTGCAAAAACAATTCGGCGTAGTACAAGGTTTGATGACCACTATCCACGGTTACACTGGTGACCAAAACACTTTGGACGCGCCACATCGCAAAGGCGACAAACGTCGTGCGCGCGCTGCTGCGACTAACATCGTGCCAAATAGCACTGGTGCTGCAAAAGCCATCGGCTTGGTCATCCCTGAATTGAACGGCAAATTGGACGGTTCTGCACAACGCGTTCCAGTGCCCACTGGTTCTTTGACTGAATTGGTTTGCACATTGGAAAAAAATGTAACGGTTGAAGAAGTGAATGCTGCAATGAAAGCGGCTGCTACTGAATCTTTTGGTTACACAGAAGATGAAATTGTATCTTCAGACGTGATTGGCATGAGCTTCGGTTCATTGTTTGACGCGACTCAAACACGTGTTCAAACGGTTGGCGACAAACAATTGGTGAAAACTGTGGCTTGGTATGACAACGAAATGTCTTACACTTGCCAACTGGTTCGCACATTAAAATTCTTCGCTGAAAAAATCTAA
- a CDS encoding DUF945 domain-containing protein: protein MDKWAIGGLVAVIAVGTTGGSMYANRQLKQFYSEVNLKDKRWIF, encoded by the coding sequence ATGGACAAATGGGCAATTGGCGGATTAGTCGCCGTTATTGCGGTTGGCACGACTGGTGGCAGCATGTATGCCAATCGCCAACTCAAGCAATTCTATTCAGAAGTCAATCTGAAAGACAAACGGTGGATTTTTTAG
- the xseB gene encoding exodeoxyribonuclease VII small subunit: MARKSPKNLEDAMARLEVITQTMQNTVLPLEEALATYEEGVELVRYCQQKLAAVEHAIQVLDNNDLKELELESE, from the coding sequence ATGGCACGCAAATCCCCAAAAAATTTAGAAGACGCGATGGCGCGTTTGGAAGTGATTACGCAAACCATGCAAAACACCGTTTTGCCATTGGAAGAGGCGTTGGCAACTTACGAAGAGGGCGTGGAATTGGTGCGCTATTGTCAACAAAAATTAGCAGCGGTAGAACACGCAATTCAGGTGTTGGACAACAATGATTTGAAAGAATTGGAACTTGAAAGTGAATGA
- the rpmA gene encoding 50S ribosomal protein L27: protein MASKKAGGSTRNGRDSEAKRLGVKAFGNELIPAGSIIVRQRGTKFHAGNNVGMGKDHTLFAKVDGYVEFSTKGALNRKTVSVRPYEGAEN from the coding sequence ATGGCAAGTAAAAAAGCTGGCGGTAGCACTCGCAACGGTCGCGATTCAGAAGCAAAACGCTTGGGCGTGAAAGCTTTCGGTAACGAATTGATTCCAGCAGGTTCAATCATCGTTCGCCAACGCGGCACTAAATTCCACGCTGGTAACAACGTGGGCATGGGCAAAGACCACACTTTGTTCGCAAAAGTTGATGGCTATGTAGAATTCTCTACTAAAGGCGCATTGAACCGCAAAACTGTTAGCGTTCGTCCTTACGAAGGCGCAGAAAACTAA
- a CDS encoding DUF441 domain-containing protein, which translates to MFLQINPVALFLVILIALGVLSNNGTITISAAVLLLMQQTALSRYLPLLEKHALNWGIIILTIGVLSPIVSGKTQMAKLSTFFSVKMMVAIAIGVLVAWLAGRGVSLMSTQPTLVTGLMIGTILGVAFLGGIPVGPLIAAGILSFFVDKV; encoded by the coding sequence ATGTTTTTACAAATAAATCCTGTTGCCCTGTTTCTTGTGATTTTGATTGCGCTGGGCGTGTTGAGCAATAATGGCACGATTACGATTTCTGCGGCGGTGTTGTTGCTGATGCAGCAAACGGCGTTGTCGCGTTATCTGCCGTTGCTGGAAAAACATGCGCTGAACTGGGGCATTATCATTTTGACGATTGGTGTGTTGAGTCCGATTGTGTCGGGTAAAACGCAAATGGCGAAGTTATCCACATTTTTCAGCGTGAAAATGATGGTGGCGATTGCGATTGGTGTTTTGGTGGCATGGTTGGCTGGGCGCGGCGTGTCGCTGATGAGCACACAGCCGACTTTGGTAACGGGATTGATGATTGGTACGATTTTGGGTGTGGCTTTTTTGGGTGGGATTCCTGTTGGTCCGTTGATTGCAGCAGGGATTTTGTCGTTTTTTGTGGATAAAGTTTAA
- a CDS encoding RNA ligase RtcB family protein, translated as MGNIIIIKDSNTWIEGNAIQQLEKTAKLPHIQRVAGMPDLHAGRGYSIGAAFFSVGQFYPALIGNDIGCGMAFWQTDFPVHKIKLSKLVKQLSSIDAPLDDTWQTRIDELLPNAPFQAALGTIGGGNHFAELQAVDKIYTPKKLPENFNPQCLQLVVHSGSRGLGQQILRTHVDKFSHAGLADLAYLAEHDLALWFACANRQLIAERMLAKWNADGVCLLDVNHNFMQSIQLDNQQGWLHRKGATPSDCGLVLIPGSRGDYSYWVHSIVDNAAKSLFSLVHGAGRKWQCGECRGRLSHKFSVDNLHQTALGGVVICEEAPQAYKKIDDVIAAMLDADLIELVARFKPVLTYKTAGDCSD; from the coding sequence ATAGGCAATATCATTATTATTAAAGATTCAAATACTTGGATTGAGGGCAACGCCATTCAACAACTAGAAAAAACCGCCAAACTGCCGCACATTCAACGCGTGGCAGGTATGCCCGATTTGCATGCAGGGCGCGGTTATTCGATTGGTGCGGCGTTTTTCAGCGTGGGACAGTTTTACCCTGCGTTGATTGGCAACGACATCGGTTGCGGTATGGCGTTTTGGCAAACTGATTTTCCTGTGCATAAAATTAAATTATCCAAGCTAGTCAAACAATTAAGCAGCATTGACGCACCATTAGACGACACTTGGCAAACGCGGATTGATGAATTGTTGCCAAACGCGCCGTTTCAGGCAGCATTAGGCACGATTGGCGGTGGCAATCATTTTGCTGAATTGCAGGCTGTGGATAAAATTTACACGCCCAAAAAGCTGCCTGAAAATTTTAATCCGCAATGTTTACAATTAGTTGTGCATAGTGGTTCGCGTGGACTGGGGCAGCAGATTTTACGCACTCATGTGGATAAATTTAGCCACGCAGGTTTGGCGGACTTGGCGTATTTGGCGGAACATGATTTGGCGTTGTGGTTTGCGTGTGCCAATCGCCAGTTGATTGCGGAGCGTATGTTGGCAAAATGGAACGCGGACGGTGTGTGTTTGTTGGACGTAAATCACAATTTTATGCAATCTATCCAATTAGATAATCAACAAGGCTGGCTGCACCGCAAAGGGGCAACGCCTAGCGATTGCGGTTTAGTGTTAATCCCAGGGTCGCGTGGCGATTACAGTTATTGGGTGCATTCAATTGTGGATAACGCGGCTAAATCGCTGTTTTCATTAGTACACGGAGCAGGTCGTAAATGGCAATGCGGCGAATGTAGAGGGCGTTTGTCGCACAAATTTTCTGTGGATAATTTGCACCAAACGGCATTGGGCGGCGTGGTGATTTGCGAAGAAGCTCCGCAAGCGTATAAGAAAATTGATGATGTGATTGCGGCAATGTTGGACGCGGATTTGATTGAATTGGTGGCACGATTTAAGCCTGTTTTGACGTATAAAACGGCTGGCGATTGTTCTGATTAA
- a CDS encoding polyprenyl synthetase family protein, with translation MNDLAQWQTRAAAQTELILQRILPENSVVPQELHEAMRYSALDGGKRLRPLLVLAAAELGASVQAACEAAMAAIECVHVYSLVHDDMPEMDNDSLRRGKPTCHVKYSPATALLVGDALQTLAFDVLSRETELSTARQLRMVQVLAKASGNLGMAGGQAIDLANVGCDMSQAALEQMHSLKTGALIRAACALGALSCPDLDDKALAALDIYAAKLGLAFQVIDDVLDCEADTATLGKTAGKDADANKPTYVKLLGLHEAREYAERLVQEAVDALAMFGDKAVRLRQLAEFVVIRKN, from the coding sequence GTGAATGATTTAGCTCAATGGCAAACACGCGCGGCGGCGCAAACGGAATTGATTTTGCAACGAATACTGCCTGAAAACAGTGTTGTGCCACAGGAATTGCACGAGGCGATGCGTTATTCTGCTTTGGACGGCGGCAAGCGTTTGCGTCCGTTGTTGGTGTTGGCGGCGGCGGAATTGGGCGCGAGCGTTCAGGCTGCGTGTGAAGCAGCAATGGCGGCGATTGAGTGCGTTCATGTGTATTCATTAGTTCACGATGATATGCCTGAAATGGACAACGATAGTTTGCGCCGTGGCAAACCGACTTGTCATGTGAAATATAGCCCTGCGACTGCGCTGTTAGTCGGCGATGCGTTGCAGACGTTGGCGTTTGATGTTTTGTCGCGTGAAACAGAGTTATCCACAGCACGTCAGTTGCGTATGGTGCAAGTGTTGGCGAAAGCCTCAGGCAATTTGGGTATGGCAGGCGGGCAGGCGATTGATTTGGCGAACGTGGGGTGCGATATGTCGCAAGCGGCGTTGGAACAAATGCACAGCCTGAAAACAGGTGCGCTGATTCGTGCAGCGTGTGCGTTGGGCGCGTTATCTTGCCCTGATTTGGACGACAAGGCTTTGGCGGCATTGGATATTTATGCAGCAAAACTGGGCTTGGCGTTTCAAGTGATTGATGATGTGTTGGACTGCGAGGCGGACACGGCAACGCTGGGCAAAACGGCTGGCAAGGACGCGGACGCGAATAAGCCAACTTATGTGAAATTGCTGGGGTTGCACGAGGCGCGTGAATATGCAGAACGCTTGGTGCAAGAGGCGGTGGATGCTTTGGCGATGTTTGGGGATAAGGCGGTGCGATTGCGTCAGTTGGCGGAATTTGTGGTTATCCGTAAAAATTGA
- a CDS encoding polyprenyl synthetase family protein has translation MLHTIPYFQQNLEHDLDRVNAVISRAVQSDVALISQIGTYIISAGGKRLRPILTILAGKSIGYDDEKLYSLAAMVEFIHTSTLLHDDVVDESELRRGRKTANNLFGNAAAVLVGDFLYTRAFQLMVGSGSLKILEVMAEATNIIAEGEVMQLMNIGNVDISEAQYLQVIQYKTAKLFEAAAQVGAILAGATAEQEQALKNFGMYMGTAFQIIDDVLDYSGSVEQIGKNVGDDLAEGKPTLPLIYLMQQGSEQAAQDVRVALQNADREYFEVIHRHVTESNALNYCMEQAQQAVDKAIECLKMLPENEVTHAMREMAKLSVKRVS, from the coding sequence ATGTTGCACACCATTCCCTATTTCCAGCAAAACTTGGAACACGATTTAGACCGCGTTAATGCCGTGATTAGTCGTGCGGTGCAGTCCGATGTTGCGCTGATTTCGCAAATTGGCACATACATCATCAGCGCAGGCGGCAAGCGTTTGCGCCCAATCCTCACCATTTTGGCAGGCAAAAGCATTGGTTACGATGATGAAAAACTCTATTCACTCGCTGCGATGGTGGAATTTATCCACACGTCCACCTTGTTGCACGATGATGTGGTGGACGAAAGCGAATTGCGCCGCGGCAGAAAAACCGCCAACAATTTGTTTGGCAACGCTGCGGCGGTGTTGGTGGGTGATTTTTTATACACACGCGCGTTTCAGCTAATGGTGGGTTCGGGCAGCCTGAAAATTTTGGAAGTGATGGCAGAAGCAACCAACATCATTGCCGAAGGTGAAGTCATGCAGCTGATGAATATCGGCAATGTGGATATTTCCGAAGCGCAATATTTGCAAGTGATTCAATACAAAACCGCTAAATTATTTGAAGCTGCCGCACAAGTGGGCGCAATTTTGGCTGGCGCAACGGCAGAACAAGAACAAGCCCTGAAAAATTTTGGCATGTATATGGGAACAGCGTTCCAAATCATTGATGATGTGCTGGATTATTCAGGCAGCGTGGAACAAATCGGCAAAAATGTAGGCGATGATTTGGCGGAAGGCAAGCCCACTTTGCCGTTGATTTATTTAATGCAGCAGGGCAGCGAGCAGGCAGCGCAAGATGTTCGCGTTGCTTTACAAAACGCAGACCGCGAATATTTTGAAGTTATCCACAGACATGTTACCGAATCCAATGCGTTAAATTACTGCATGGAACAAGCGCAGCAGGCTGTGGATAAAGCAATTGAATGCTTGAAAATGCTGCCTGAAAACGAGGTTACTCACGCCATGCGCGAAATGGCGAAACTGTCAGTTAAACGAGTATCTTGA
- a CDS encoding LacI family DNA-binding transcriptional regulator, whose amino-acid sequence MTTIYDVAKHAGVSPKTVSRVLNQDKSVKDSTRERVERSMNELGYIPSSAARTLRSHRSGLIGVIMGVTTDNIEAADIQGGLPDIFLTKGAHMVAEQTGKTLLVLHCGNNPNRLADAIRRFQQYRAEGIVCVSEFHQKIALPFKPDCPVVLLNCFDDDNTPAVLPDDESNQRRLTEQLIAHGHKRIAYLTPPNHIAATPLRLAGYRAALQQAQLSTDENLIATGYTTRHNSIDDLWQALHHVLQQPERPSVICCGNDEMAMRVYGMLRTEGIKVPEEISVAGFDDHKQIAETLYPALTTVELPYTEMGKQAIEILLQQIEQKTQPENAHEWVEGKVIWRDSVLKAA is encoded by the coding sequence ATGACCACGATTTACGACGTAGCAAAACACGCAGGTGTTTCGCCCAAAACCGTCAGCCGCGTGTTGAACCAAGACAAAAGCGTGAAAGACAGCACACGCGAACGCGTTGAACGCAGCATGAACGAACTGGGCTATATCCCATCGTCAGCTGCACGAACCTTGCGTTCACACCGTTCAGGGCTGATTGGCGTGATTATGGGCGTAACCACGGACAACATTGAAGCCGCAGACATTCAAGGCGGTTTGCCTGATATTTTTCTGACCAAAGGCGCACACATGGTCGCGGAGCAAACGGGTAAAACGCTGCTGGTGTTGCATTGCGGCAATAACCCCAATCGCCTTGCAGATGCGATTCGCCGCTTTCAGCAATATCGCGCCGAAGGGATTGTGTGCGTGTCCGAATTTCATCAGAAAATCGCGCTGCCGTTTAAGCCCGATTGCCCCGTGGTGCTGCTGAATTGTTTTGATGACGACAATACACCAGCCGTGTTGCCCGATGATGAAAGCAACCAACGCCGTTTAACCGAGCAACTGATTGCACACGGACACAAACGCATTGCCTATTTAACGCCGCCCAACCACATCGCCGCCACGCCGTTGCGATTAGCAGGGTATCGCGCCGCGTTGCAACAAGCCCAGTTATCCACAGATGAAAACCTGATTGCGACTGGTTACACCACACGCCACAACAGCATTGATGATTTGTGGCAAGCGCTACACCACGTTTTGCAGCAGCCTGAAAGACCGAGCGTGATTTGCTGCGGCAACGATGAAATGGCGATGCGCGTTTACGGTATGTTGCGCACCGAAGGGATTAAAGTACCTGAAGAAATTTCGGTTGCAGGTTTTGATGACCACAAACAAATCGCCGAAACGCTGTATCCTGCGCTCACAACTGTGGAACTGCCTTACACGGAAATGGGCAAACAAGCGATTGAGATTCTGTTGCAACAGATTGAACAGAAAACGCAGCCTGAAAATGCACATGAATGGGTTGAAGGCAAAGTGATTTGGCGCGATTCAGTATTGAAAGCAGCCTGA
- the mnmE gene encoding tRNA uridine-5-carboxymethylaminomethyl(34) synthesis GTPase MnmE has translation MLSTNTSKSPTIAAIATATGRGGVGVIRISGKDLLPFAQQITGGKTPKPRTALYTDFLDQNSNAIDNGLLLYFAAPASFTGEDVIELQGHGGQIVLQMLLQRCLELGARIAEAGEFTKRAFLNNKLDLAQAESVADLIDASSQSAARMAVRSLKGAFSQHIHSLVDDLITLRMLVEATLDFPEEEIDFLEAADAKGKLARLQVQLSTVLQQAGQGAILREGMNVVLVGAPNVGKSSLLNALAGDDVAIVTDIAGTTRDTVREQITLDGVPIHITDTAGLRQTDDVVEKIGIERSEKAVQNADVALVLIDPDEGLNDTTREILFRLPENLKRIEIHNKIDLRGEQAGLQNEVSGSLKSGAGMLIKLSAKTGEGLDLLKQTLLDAIGWQGESEGLFLARTRHIHALQAAQVELENAALCGNNQLELLAEHLRLAQVACSEITGEFTADDLLGVIFSRFCIGK, from the coding sequence ATGTTATCCACAAACACCAGCAAATCCCCTACCATTGCCGCGATTGCCACAGCCACAGGACGCGGCGGCGTGGGCGTAATCCGTATATCAGGCAAAGACTTACTCCCTTTCGCACAACAAATCACAGGCGGCAAAACGCCCAAACCGCGAACCGCGCTCTACACCGATTTCCTAGACCAAAACAGCAACGCCATCGACAACGGTTTACTGCTCTATTTCGCCGCGCCAGCCAGTTTCACAGGCGAAGATGTGATTGAATTACAAGGACATGGCGGACAAATCGTCCTGCAAATGTTGCTGCAACGCTGCTTGGAATTGGGTGCACGAATCGCCGAAGCAGGCGAATTTACCAAACGCGCGTTTTTGAACAACAAACTGGATTTGGCGCAAGCCGAAAGCGTGGCAGACTTGATTGACGCGTCCAGCCAATCCGCCGCACGTATGGCGGTTCGCTCGCTCAAAGGCGCGTTTTCGCAACATATCCACAGCCTCGTGGACGATTTAATTACGCTGCGAATGCTCGTGGAAGCGACTTTGGACTTTCCCGAAGAAGAAATTGATTTTTTGGAAGCGGCAGATGCAAAAGGCAAATTGGCGCGGTTGCAAGTGCAGTTATCCACAGTCTTGCAGCAAGCAGGGCAAGGGGCGATTTTGCGCGAGGGCATGAACGTAGTGCTGGTTGGCGCGCCGAATGTGGGTAAGTCTAGCTTGCTCAATGCGTTGGCTGGCGATGATGTAGCGATTGTTACCGACATCGCTGGCACAACACGCGACACGGTGCGCGAGCAAATCACGTTGGACGGCGTGCCAATTCACATCACGGACACGGCTGGTTTGCGCCAAACCGATGATGTCGTGGAAAAAATCGGCATTGAACGCAGCGAAAAAGCGGTGCAAAACGCGGACGTGGCTTTGGTATTGATTGACCCTGACGAGGGTTTGAATGATACGACACGCGAAATCCTTTTCAGGCTGCCTGAAAATTTAAAACGCATTGAAATTCATAACAAAATTGATTTGCGCGGCGAACAAGCTGGTCTGCAAAACGAGGTTTCAGGCAGCCTGAAATCGGGTGCGGGTATGTTGATAAAATTGTCGGCAAAAACGGGCGAGGGCTTGGATTTGTTGAAACAAACTTTGCTGGACGCGATTGGTTGGCAGGGCGAAAGTGAGGGCTTGTTCCTTGCAAGAACGCGCCATATTCATGCTTTGCAAGCGGCTCAAGTTGAGCTGGAAAATGCGGCATTGTGCGGCAACAATCAGCTTGAATTGTTGGCGGAGCATTTGCGTTTGGCACAAGTGGCGTGCAGTGAGATTACGGGGGAATTTACGGCTGATGATTTGTTGGGCGTGATTTTCTCGCGGTTTTGTATCGGTAAATAA
- the tsaA gene encoding tRNA (N6-threonylcarbamoyladenosine(37)-N6)-methyltransferase TrmO, producing MQHLIHSIGVVSSPYTQKFGIPRQPQLVPAAKICITLNPEFSMDSVRGLDGFEYIWVQFLFHDAVAEGWAEMVRPPRLGGKKKMGVFATRSPHRPNHMGLSLLPLERVDNLNGRVQIWCKGGDLLDGTPVLDIKPYIPFVEAKPDAQAGFVSGAPEKLEIEWQPESGVGQLSTEMRELIEQSIAQDPRPAYQEIPERVYGMEIAGFDVKFRVVGNTAVILSC from the coding sequence ATGCAACATCTTATCCACAGTATCGGCGTGGTTTCATCGCCTTATACCCAAAAATTCGGTATTCCACGCCAACCGCAACTTGTGCCAGCCGCCAAAATTTGTATCACGTTAAACCCTGAATTTTCAATGGATTCCGTGCGCGGATTGGACGGTTTCGAATACATTTGGGTACAATTTTTGTTTCACGACGCGGTGGCGGAAGGTTGGGCAGAAATGGTGCGTCCGCCACGATTGGGCGGCAAGAAAAAAATGGGCGTATTTGCCACACGCAGTCCACACCGCCCTAATCACATGGGTTTATCGTTGCTGCCGTTGGAACGTGTGGATAACTTGAATGGTCGCGTGCAAATTTGGTGCAAGGGCGGCGATTTGTTGGACGGCACGCCTGTGCTGGACATCAAGCCGTATATCCCTTTTGTGGAAGCGAAACCTGACGCGCAAGCGGGTTTTGTGAGCGGTGCGCCTGAGAAATTGGAGATTGAATGGCAGCCTGAAAGCGGAGTAGGGCAGTTGTCCACAGAAATGCGCGAATTGATTGAGCAAAGTATCGCGCAAGACCCACGCCCTGCGTATCAGGAAATTCCTGAACGGGTTTATGGTATGGAGATTGCAGGGTTTGATGTGAAGTTTCGGGTTGTGGGTAACACGGCAGTTATCTTAAGTTGCTAA
- the rplU gene encoding 50S ribosomal protein L21, whose amino-acid sequence MYAVVKTGGKQYKVTVGEKLNVEQIPAELDSQIELEVLMIADGEKVTVGAPTVAGAKVVAKVVAHGRGEKVRIFKMRRRKHYQKRQGHRQNFTRIEILSIA is encoded by the coding sequence ATGTACGCGGTCGTAAAAACTGGCGGTAAACAATACAAAGTTACCGTTGGCGAAAAATTAAACGTAGAACAGATACCTGCCGAACTCGACAGCCAAATCGAACTTGAAGTTCTGATGATTGCTGACGGCGAAAAAGTAACAGTAGGCGCGCCAACTGTTGCAGGTGCAAAAGTAGTAGCGAAAGTTGTCGCTCATGGTCGTGGCGAAAAAGTACGCATTTTCAAAATGCGCCGCCGTAAACACTACCAAAAACGTCAAGGTCATCGCCAAAATTTCACACGCATTGAAATTTTGTCAATCGCCTAA